The following DNA comes from Erythrolamprus reginae isolate rEryReg1 chromosome 8, rEryReg1.hap1, whole genome shotgun sequence.
ACCATGGCCTCCTGCTGCCCTGACCCAACGTTGCTTTTTACTGTCCCCATCTGTTTTTAGCTGGCTGGGGTCTGCCTCTCTGGGCCCCTCTGATGAAACCTAAACACTATTATTTAAGTAGAACCACTAGGAAGTGGGGCTTCACTGGTGACTGGGAAATGGCTGTTATTGAGCAGGCCTTTAgcaagccccctcccccccccgcatctcccccccccccactgcaaaCCCCATGGGCAAGTGCTCCTTCTACGGTGTGCTTCCCAAGTGGCAGGCCCTCCCGTTGGAAACACTGCAGTGCCAAATCAGGGatcctcaaatttggcaacttttaagatttgtggacttcaacccccagaattcacCAGACTCCTTCAGGGGCATTGCTGGAGCAGAGTGGTCAGCATCTCTGACCGGAACAAGCCTCAGCTTGTTTAGCTCCCATGGCCCAGAAACCCTTAGGCATCAACTGTGCCGTGCTGGCCAGGGCAGACTTCTGCAAAGGGTAGATGTGGACAGAGACAAGAATGGCTGGGACTTTTATTATCTATCAACAGCACAGATCAGCCAGCAGCTCAGCCACTATGACCCCATCTTGCCCCCTACATGCTCATCTCCTGATGTCGGAGGAATGGACCCCCAGCCCAAGGAACCAACAGTTCACAAAAATGGAGGAGCCAGAGGACTCCCAGAAAAATTCCAGTGTCCAAATtcaaggaagaggaagtaggacAGCCAGATCTCAAGACCTCCTGGTGCAGGCAAAAAGGCCCGCAGGACATTGCAGGACTTCTTTGGAATTGGGGAAAAGATGTTCGCCTTTGTCTCTCAAATACCTAACTGGAAAATCTCCCCTGGGCCTCCTTTCTCTTCACGAAAAGTTGATGGAATCCAATTCTCGCTTCATCCTCAAAGTGACTTCCAGCCTGGCCTCTTCAGACAGAAAACAGGCCTTCCCACTGGTGGCGTCCACTGGATGAGGCAGAGGCAAAAGGAGTCGCCTGGGAAAACAGACCGTTCCAAGCTGAAACTGAGGGAGGCATGAAGAGGGGGGGGGATTGCTACATGCAATATGAACCCCCCTGCTTCCCCAGCACCAGCAAAAAGGTAAACACCAGAAAGGGGGAGGGGTGGGAATCAGAgagattttccccaaaataaattaTTCTGGCCACAGCTCCATAGGTCAGTGGCGTGGCAAACCTATCACAGCATCAAGAGAAGGCAGCAGTCGGCTTGCTCTGACCCTTGGACTTCACAGCCAAGACATCTCAAATATTATTGGAATGTTATCGTTTAAAGGCAATATAAGAATACTCCCACAAAATAAATTCCTCAGCATACTTCTGGGGACTCCGAAAATCAAGGAGCTTTTCTTGTATGTCAAGGGTAATGTCTGAAGCCTTCGTGTCCGGCAGTTTAATCTTAatctgaaattggaaaaacaaacaGTAAGGAAAAGAGATGATGTATGTTAAACAAATCCTTTGtgcaataggaaggaaggaaggaaggaaggaaggaaggaaggaaggaaggaaggcaagacgTGTTACGCTGTGGCTTTTCTGTTTTAAACCACTGAACAAGTGAGAGGTTTTGGAATCCTTGTACCACCTCAGTCAAagcagggggtgggggggcatCTTGAATCATCCTCTAATATTTATGCACAGTAGTGTAGGGAAAGCGCCATCTCAGACATATGGAACATTAGGTTGGCCACTTCATAATAAGGCACACAGAGAAAGCGCAATTGCCAAACTTTGGAAATTCACAACTCCGATAAGGCCCTGCAGCTTTTGCAGTGAAAAGgctggaagggaaagggagaaaccTCTTACCACCAGGTCCTCGCAGCAGGCAGTGGAGGAGTCCTTTCTGCTCATGCCCAGGAACAGGTCCTCAGCCCGCACTCGCTGCTTGAACACAACCTCGTATCTGCCAAGAACTGGGAGTCGGCGGAGGCTTCGCAGATTCCTCACACGGGGCGACTGCCTGCTTGTCCTCCTCCCCGCTTCGCCCACCCCCGGCTGGCCGCCCTTCCCGGGGCCTCTGCAGGGAGCGGGCGCGGCGGGCACCTACTCGGGCTGCTCCCGGGGGTCGCACCAGGCGTCGCCCGCGGCCCCTTCGCCCGCCTCCGCGGCGCTCCAGATGGCCTTGCCGTCCTCGGGCGCCCTCGCCCCCGCCGACTCACGCGAGGCGCCGCCAGACTTCCGCGTCCCGATCGTGCCCGGCCCTGCGCGTCCCGGCGCCTGAGCGGGAGAAAGCGGCGGCTTCAGGCACGCGGGCCGCCTCCCCCCCGCGCGTCCCCCGCCCGTCCCGGCGCCCGCCGCGGGCCTCGCCTCGTCCGCGCTGTCCGCGTCGCCGTCCGCCGGGCCGGAGGAGAGCAGCTCGGCCAGCGCCAGCAGTGAGTCGCCCGTGAAGGGAGCGCCCGCCGCCATCGCGCCACTCTGCGCCGCCGCGTCCCTCGTTGCCCGGCAACGGTGCCGCTTCCGGGCCTGCCACTTCCGGCGCTGTGCGTCATCGGGAGGCGCGGCGAAGGTTCTCGGGCCCAGACGCGCCATGAGTCAGTTCGGCTTCGGTGCGGGCGGCGCCggcgccggcggcttcagcttcggGACGCCCAAGACGGCGGGCGGCACCGGCACCAGCACCAGCGCGGCCCCCGCgggcttctccttctcctcggCCGTGGCGGCGGGCACAGGCGGCTCCTTCGGCTTCGGCTCCCCCGCCGCGAACCCCGCGGGCGccccgcccgccgccgccgccagcctctTCTCCTTCGCctcgcccgccgccgccgcccccgcgCAGCAGCAGCCCGCCCCCGCCGCCTTCAGCTTCGGGATGGCCCCGGCCTCGTCCGCGGCGGTGGCTGTGGGGGCGGCGGCGACTCCCGCGGGGGGGCTCTTCACGCTGGGGTGAGGAGCGTGAGGGGGCGGGCCATGGGGGGGCCTCTTCACGCTGATGGGAGCGTGGGGTGAGGGCCGTGGGGGGCCTCTTCACGCTGGGGGGGGCGTGGGGGGGCCCCGAGAAGGCGAGAAACGAGCCGCCCCACCCAccgctctccttctccctccccctgcagAGGCAACGCTCCGAAGCTGAGCTTGGGGGGCTCCGGTGCCACGACGGCCCCCGCCGCAACCGGCAGCTTTGGGCTTGGCAGTAGTGGTGTGCTGGGCGGCTCCGgctcgagcagcagcagcgttgTGAGCACtcaggtggcggcggcggcgacaCCGGCCGGGTTCGTGTTTGGCTCCACAGCCACGCCACAGCCAGCTCCGGCTGCCCCCACCGCCACGGGAGGCTTCAGCTTTGGTGGGGCTGCCCAGATGGGAACTCCAAATTTCAGCCTCAGCTCGCTGGGGAGCGGGACTCCGCAAACGGCGGCTCCTACCGGCCCGACCTTCGGAATCGTTCCAGCCTCCACCACCAACTCCGCATCGCAGGCAGCCCCGGCCTTCAGCCTCGGGACAGCATCCACTGGTGAGAGGGCCAGCCGGGTGGAGCCTTTATCTCTCCCCCCTGTCGTGGGTTAAGCAACCCCCGCGTTCCCCTGCTGCCCCTGCACGGTGTGCGGGTGTTTGTCCTTCTGAGGAGAGGGAAGCGGAATAGATAGGGAGCTGATCGGCCCTTTTGCCTCccgccttcttcctccttctgttgtAGGTTCTGGCTTTGGAGCCTTGGCtgcagcagctgtcacttccacCACCGCCACCACTGCCACCGCCTTGTCCTTTGGGGCTAAACCTGGAGGTATGTTTTCTACCTGGGGTGCTGCCCACCTGGCTGGCTTACCTGCTGCTCCTCTTCATTGCTGATTTTTAAAACCATCCTGGCTAGATcctgtttcttcttccttcctgcctttcagcATCATTGTCCGCACGCTTGGACCTCTAGAGTCTTCTCTAGTCTTTCTCTAGTCTTTCCTGCTCTTGTTTTTTCTGCTTCACAGAAAGAGTTCCACTTCCTGCCCAGGGCAGTTAGCGGTTCAATTCTTTGTTGAAAACGTCCCTTTCAGCTGCTCTTCTTTGGGTTAAATCATTGTTTCTCCTATTTGAGAATATGCCCCCCTCCAGGGCAGGCTCCCCTGGGGGGCATGGAGCCATGCCAGGAGGGGCACATGACAATAGCACACAGTACAGAGTAGGAGCTATGAAGTAGCACATAACAAACTCTTAAGAGAcagcatggaaaaatatttaacagggatgaaaagaaaggaggagggagctGGACATATTGAGACAAACGTAGGTCTCCCGCAAGCTAAGAGGAGGACGTATGACAGAGCCTacgtagcgcttggcttcactctgactacggtgggagatgaggaaaggccGGGGTGTTGGCTGTGTCTAAACATGTTGCCAGCGGACGTCATGAAGCCAAATATATTAATcggtcacttaaacacattgcaccccaatcacgctgaaaagccgcttgagttttttcagtgaaaacatgctgaGTATTGCGATCATCCCGGCTGAGAGTTTGAGGGGGGTTGGGGGAGCATGAAATGTTTACCTCttcctgaggggggggggcactggGTTAAATATACTGAGGTCATTCAGTTGCTCTATTTCAGGTTTGGACTCCAAGCCTTTTACTGCCCCTGTTGCTTTTCCCCTCAGCTCTTTCTAGTTCCTCAGCAGGACTGACCAGAACTATTCCAGGTGTGTCCAGTGCAGCAGAGTGCTGATGTTTTCCTGGAATAATTTATTTGGCAAATGTTTGTTCTGGAAAATCTATTACATGCACTTTTCCAGCAATTCTTActtctcacttaacaatcattCTTTTATAagccttctgtgtgtgtgtgtgtgtgtgtgtgtgtgagagagagagagagagagagagagagagagatcaaagtTTCCCATATTTGGAATTTTTCACTACGGCACCAAAATAGTTCAGCAGCAGTGCTACTAGATTCCCTCATAACTGTTGAAAAATTGACTGTTTGGTTTATTGACAGAACTGTGCTCGTTTGGTGCATTGTCTCTTAGACAGAGAGATGGAAAGAATGAAATGATACAGGAAACTCTGCATTTCATCAGGTGTCTTCCTCCCTAGGTACCACGATCCCCTCAGTGGCACCTGCCGTGACCAGTTCCTCTTCCCTCCTCGGCCTCTCGGGGCCCACACTCTTTGCCTCTGCCGCAGGCTCTTCGGCTCCAGCTGCCGGCACTGCCGGTGGCCTTTCTGGTACGTTGGCTGAGGAGGCAGGGCCGGCTCAACCAAGGGAGCAGAGCGTGGTTAAAAGTGTGGTTTGGGGGAACCGGACCTCCCATCGGATCGAGAGAATTTTTGCATACTCGGCCTCTGACACAAACGGTTGCAGCCTTTTTCAATGTCtggttcagattttttaaaaaaataaatctgac
Coding sequences within:
- the LOC139171673 gene encoding nuclear pore glycoprotein p62-like, with the translated sequence MSQFGFGAGGAGAGGFSFGTPKTAGGTGTSTSAAPAGFSFSSAVAAGTGGSFGFGSPAANPAGAPPAAAASLFSFASPAAAAPAQQQPAPAAFSFGMAPASSAAVAVGAAATPAGGLFTLGGNAPKLSLGGSGATTAPAATGSFGLGSSGVLGGSGSSSSSVVSTQVAAAATPAGFVFGSTATPQPAPAAPTATGGFSFGGAAQMGTPNFSLSSLGSGTPQTAAPTGPTFGIVPASTTNSASQAAPAFSLGTASTGSGFGALAAAAVTSTTATTATALSFGAKPGGTTIPSVAPAVTSSSSLLGLSGPTLFASAAGSSAPAAGTAGGLSGASSAGAAPMGTLGFGSKMPGVTTAAAAAAPHTAGAASIPAAGFLLNLKPLATTTSTAASTATATTATGMTPPVMTYAQLESLINKWSLELEDQEKHFLQQATQVNAWDRTLIENGEKITSLHREVEKVKLDQRRLDQELDFILSQQKELEDLLVPLEEAVKEQSGTIYLQHADEEREKTYKLAENIDAQLKRMAQDLKDIIEHLNTSGGPADNSDPLQQICKILNAHMDSLQWIDQNSALLQRKVEEMTKVCDSRRKEQERSFRITFD
- the DNAAF6 gene encoding dynein axonemal assembly factor 6 isoform X2 gives rise to the protein MARLGPRTFAAPPDDAQRRKWQARKRHRCRATRDAAAQSGAMAAGAPFTGDSLLALAELLSSGPADGDADSADEAPGRAGPGTIGTRKSGGASRESAGARAPEDGKAIWSAAEAGEGAAGDAWCDPREQPEYEVVFKQRVRAEDLFLGMSRKDSSTACCEDLVIKIKLPDTKASDITLDIQEKLLDFRSPQNFSLERSVFPGDSFCLCLIQWTPPVGRPVFCLKRPGWKSL
- the DNAAF6 gene encoding dynein axonemal assembly factor 6 isoform X1, giving the protein MARLGPRTFAAPPDDAQRRKWQARKRHRCRATRDAAAQSGAMAAGAPFTGDSLLALAELLSSGPADGDADSADEAPGRAGPGTIGTRKSGGASRESAGARAPEDGKAIWSAAEAGEGAAGDAWCDPREQPEYEVVFKQRVRAEDLFLGMSRKDSSTACCEDLVIKIKLPDTKASDITLDIQEKLLDFRSPQKRLLLPLPHPVDATSGKACFLSEEARLEVTLRMKRELDSINFS